A stretch of Calditerrivibrio sp. DNA encodes these proteins:
- a CDS encoding AAA family ATPase, whose translation MKKRLPIGESNLANLINEDFLYVDKTQFVYKLLTSSKHYFLSCPRRIGKSLLVSTLEQVFKGNKDLSKGSGYMSRIMIGDFIQL comes from the coding sequence ATGAAGAAAAGACTACCTATAGGTGAATCAAATCTGGCAAACCTCATCAATGAGGATTTTTTGTACGTGGATAAGACGCAATTTGTATATAAGCTATTAACATCTTCCAAGCATTACTTCCTTTCTTGCCCTCGCCGGATTGGAAAATCTTTGTTGGTATCCACGCTGGAGCAGGTCTTTAAAGGGAACAAAGATCTTTCAAAGGGTAGTGGATATATGAGTCGGATTATGATTGGGGATTTTATCCAGTTGTAA